The DNA region GGCGAACTTGCAACGGCGGCATATCTCTATGTCCCATGATTTACCGACCCGATTTGGGCGCTTCGGCGAGCTGCTGTTGGTCGCAGCGGTTGCCCTTGGGCTGATAAACCAGTTTGCCTTTCACGGTCAGGTGGAATGGATAACCTTCGTCAGCATCGCCCTTTCGATCACCGCACTTTTCGTTTACGGCATCACCTACGGTATGAGGCTCAGCCGCTAGTAGGTCAGTTCTTGGCTACCTTTACTTGTTGGCAGGTCCACTTTATTCCGACTGCATCCGGAAGATTGAGGAATCCGTAGTCCCGGGGTCCCCCGGTTGCAAATTTGAAGCCGGGCGGACACATGTACGGAGGATCCCAAAGGCACTCGTATCTCGCAACCGCCGTAGCATCGCTGACGTCAACATACTGCGGGCGTGGTGCAACGGGTGCCGGACAATCCGCTTTTACTTGCCCGCGCCCTAATGCGAACGTGTCGGCAAATGCCTTCGGAGATTCCAGCAAATGCGCTGTCCCCATACCCATTACGAAGACCGCGACCATAATGAGAACTCGTCGTATTGTCATTGCGAGCGCTTTGAAATGTCATGGGCTAAGCCCTACAACGCGGAATAGGTCCTACGGCCTATCTTGGTTAGTGCGCGCTCTCCGACAGGAGCTGCTTCAGATATTTGCCCCAGACAAGCGGCAGCGTGTGCGTCCCGTGCCCGCGTGTTTGCATCGAAATCGGCACGAGAACAAAGTGCGCATGTTTGACTCTTCCGATGAGCCCCTCGACGATATGCAGTTCCGGCGGATTGATTTGATCGTCCGCCGAGTTAACTGCCATGACGGGCGCTTGAATCGAGCCGAGCAGCGGCTGCGGGTTGTAATCGCGCGAAGCTGCCAGTGCATACAACTCGTCATTCGCATCTAGAGCTGCGGGAATCTGCGCAAGCCGCGAGTTGAAATATGCATCGGCGGTATCGCGAGAGGGCATGATCGATTGATCGTAGAGCGGCGCGCTGCCGACGAACCACGAAATATCGTTTGCGGCTTTTAAGCCGAATGGCTCCTTGGTGTAATCGCCGTTGTCGTAATCTGGCGACGAAGTGATGAGGTTCATCGACATGTCCCGCCAAATGCGGTTGCGCCCGGAGATTTGAATCGGCAGGCACGCCAAGGGCATCAGAGCATCCATGGCCGCCGGATACAGCTCGCCCCACATCCAGCTGTGCATGCACCCCATCGACGTTCCCATCACGAGGCGCAAGTGGTTGACGTGGAGACCGTCCGTTACGAGCGCGTGTTCGGCAGTCACCATGTCGGTGTAATCGTATTTCGGAAATTTCGCGTGCAGTCCATCACTGGGCTTGCTCGACTTTCCGTGTCCGATGTCGTCGGGAAGAATGATGAAGTACTTGCTCGCGTCCAGCAGACCACCCGGCGAAAAAAGTACGCCCGCAAACCGTTCCGGCGGTGTGAGGAACTGCCGGCCCGAACCGCCTGTGCCGTGCATGATGAGCACCGCATTTGTCCGTCCGTTTGCATCCGTCCGCAGCGTGCCGATCGTGTAGTAATGAATGCTTAGCGCCGGCAGCGTCTCGCCGTCGTCGAACTTGAAGTTCGGAATCGTGTACGTGCCCTCAACCGGATCGGGGAACGTTGCCGCAGAGACTGCGCTCGGAACAAGTCCGGATAGCATGGCAATAAATGTAAGACCGGCGAGAGCTTTGTTCACGTTAATCCCCTATTTGTCGCGAACTTGGACGTTTGGCGGAATGTAGGTTGCGCGATCGATCTGCGAAAAATTCATTTGCCACTGTGCGCTGGCGTCGTAGCGCGCTTTCCGGTGCATGCTGTAGGCACCCAGGAAAGCCAAGAGTATTGCAAGGCCGAGCCAGAACCACAACGGCGACATCGGGATCGCTGCGTGAGTGATATAGCCAGTGGGAATTGCCAAGATCAGGCAGCCGACGAGGGCCTTCCAGTATTTTGGTTCGGGCGGATCCGGGCGAATCACGACTAGCCCTTAAATTGTGGAATTGCCTTGGCCATCTGCTCGAGCGCGTAGTGAATGTCGTCTAACGAAGCCGCGTACGAGAAGCGCAGATACCCTTTGCCCGCGGCGCCGAAGCCCGAGCCTCCCAAACATGCAACGCCCGCTTCTTGCAACAAGTATGCCGCCAGCGCCCTGTCGTCCGACGTGATCTTCGTGACGTTGGGGAACGCATAAAACGCGCCTTCGGGCATGGTGCACGACACGTTGTCGATTTGGTTCAAGCCTTTGACGATCGCGTCACGGCGTTCGCGGAACATGCCGTTCATGCGCTGCACGGGTTCATCCGGGCCGGTCAGCGCGGCGATGCCGGCTTGCTGCACGAAGCTGGCCACGCACGAAAATGTATTGTTGTTGAAGAGCGTGACGATTTTGGCGATTTCGGGATCCATGATCGCGTAGCCGAGTCGCCAGCCGGTCATCGCGTAGGCTTTTGAAAAGCCGTCGACTACGATGGTGCGCTCGCGCATCCCCGGCACGGTGACGATCGAATGAAATTCGCGATCGTAGAAGTTGCGGCTATAGATTTCGTCCGCGATCACCAGAAAGTCGTGGCGCTTGGCCATGTCGGCGATGCGCTCGAGGTCGCCTTTCGTCAGGACGCCGCCGGTCGGGTTGTGCGGCGAGTTGATCATGATCGCTTTGGTGTTGTCCGAGACGCGGCGCTCGAGTTCGTCGAGATCCATCCGCCAATTCTTTTCCTCGAGCAACGGGATGGCGACGGCTTTGGCGCCGAGATAGTTCGCGCACGACCGGTAAGCGGGATAGGCCGGCTCAAAATAGACGAACTCGTCGCCGGGACTCAAGAGAGCGCTTAAAATATTCCAGATAATCGGCTTGGCGCCCGGCGAAAGCACGACGTTTTCCACCGTGAACGGCTCGACGTGGCGAAACTTGGCCGCGTATTGCGCGATGACTTCGCGCAGTTCGACGATGCCGGCCGAAGGCGTGTAATGGCTGTGATTTTCGAGAATCGCTTTGATGCCCGCTTCTTTAATGTGCTTCGGCGTCTCGAAATCCGGCTCGCCGATCTCCATGTGAACCACACGCTTGCCTTGCGCTTCCAAGGCTCGGGCGCGCGCGAGTACTTCGAAGGCGTTTTCCGATCCCAGGCGCGAGACCGCGGCGGCAAATCGATCCGTCTTTGTGGCGAGCATCTTTTAGTGCAAACCTTTCGCTAAGAGGTCAGAAATGCGCCAAGGGGCCGTTGTGCCCGCGGCGAAGGCTCGCGGACGGTCATGCGCACCCTGACGGACGTGTTTGCGCCGGGTACTCCGACGCTTCCCGAGGGTCTACGAACCCTCGTCGTTTCGCCTGAGCGCGAGTTGGAACCTGGAATGACCGTTCGCGCGACATTTACATTTCGCAATCAAGGCGGCGCGCCGGCAACCGGCGTGCGCGTGCGGTTTAATCTTCCCGAAGGTTTGGTCTATCTTGTCGGCAGCGGAAAGCTGGACGAGGAAGATCTCGACGACGAACAAGGCAGCTCGCCGCTGCTGGCTCGCGCGGGCGCGCAGATCGGCGACGTCGCGCCGGGTGAAGAGCGCCGTCTGGACATTTCGTACAGCGTAGCGGGCGCGATCGAGAACGGATCGACTGTTGAGCTGCAGGCAGCGGTTGCAGCGTTCGAATTGCCGCCGGTCGGATCGAACGTCGTGCGCTTGGTCGCTCACAGCCGGCCGGCGCTCGAGAACGCGCTTACCAATATCGCCATCGAGACGCGCCACGGCGGGGCGGCCGGTGCATCACCGGGCGGCGAGGGAAATATCACGGTTCGCGTGCACAACGCCGGCGAATCAAGCGCGCACGACGTCGTCGTAGTTGCGCCCATCCCCGAACATACGAGCTACGTTCCGAACTCGGCCCGCGTCAACGGCCGCGAATTCGAACGCGAACTGTTAGCCTCGTTCGATCGCGTGCACGCCCCGATCGTCGCGGCGTCGCTCCCGGCCAGCGCCACGGTGACTCTGCAGTATCGCGTGCGTATCGACGATCCACTGCCCGACGGTACGACGATCCTCGCACGCGCGCAGATCGCTTCGCAAGAGACGGCCGCATTTGCGATCGAGCCGGCCGGGCTAACGGTTCGCGCACAAGCCGACTTTGAAGACGATCGTACGAGCGTTACGGTCGAACCCGAATACGACGTCACGCCCGGTTCGCACATTCGCGTGCGCGCGGTTGCGTTTAACGCCGGAACGACCGCAGCAGAGGCCGTCAGACTTACGCTCGATCTGCCCGATCTCGTGCTCCCGGTGCGCGGCAGTTTCCGGATCGACGGTCAGCCGTTGCGCGAACGAAAGAAAGAAAGCACCACGTACGATCTGGGATCGATCGGTGCGCGTGAGTCCGTCGAGTTCATCGCCGAAGCGGCCGTGCTGTCGCCCATCGCCGACGGCAAATCAATTCCGATTCGCGCCAAGCTGCAGTGGGATTCGGCCGGCGAGCGTGACTTCGAATGCGCCGCGGTCGTGCGATCGCAGCCGCGCTTTTCGTCGCGGCACAATCGCATCGCGCGCGTGGGCGGCACAGTCGTCCAACCATCCGACGAGTGTGAAGCCGCAATTACCGTTACGAACGACGGCAGCGCTGCGGCCACCGATGCACGGTTGCACTTGGTGCTCGATCCTGCGCTCGACGAAGTGCGCGTCTTCGATAAGAATACGCGGCTGCAGATGGATCGCGACGAAGTGGACTTGGGCAAGATCGATCCGTATGCGTCGCGCAGAATCACCGTGCGGGCGCGCGTTCGCACACCGTACGCGAACCGCAGCGAAATTCGTTTGGGCGCCTCGCTGCACGCGCGCGAAGTTGGTGAAGTTATTTTGGGCGAGGCCAACTGGCGCGTCGAATCGCATCCGTCGTTTTCGCCCGAAACCTCGCAACTGCAGCTGCTCCAAGACGACGTCTTCCGCCCCAACCAACTAGTGGAAGTCCAAGTGAGCTTGCGCAACGAGGGCACGGATATCGCCAACAACGTGCGCCTGCGGCTCTACGTGTCGCCCGAAGCGCGGCTCGAAAGTGTTGAAGGCGCGACGCGCGAGCGTTCGGCGTTGCTCTTCGGTGAAGTCCGGCCGGGCGGCACGGTCGAGGCTAAACTCGGCATTCGCCTTCTTCGCAGCCTCGCCAAGGCATATCCGGTGACGATCGAGTCCGTGCTGACGGCGGACGCGATGCTGCCGGTCCAGCTCGCCGGCATTACCATCGTAACCACCGCCGAGCCGAACTTCTCCGTCGGTACGCTGCATAGCGAACCAGCCGATGTCGCCGACGCCGGCGACGAAGTCGAGTACGTCCTGCACGTGCGCAACAGCGGCGATGGGCCGGCGCGGCGTGTGCGCATCTCGATCGAGTCGCTCAACGAATTGATCTACGTTCCCAACAGCACGCGTGTAAACGAGTTGCCCGTGCGCGACGTCGGCGCGCAGTCGCCGCTGACCAGCGAGCTGGGTATCATGTTAAGCGACGTCGATCCGGGCGTCGAAGCGACGATTGCTTGGCGCGAAGTCGTGCATAACGGTTTGCAGACGGGCGAAACGATCGTGCGCGTGGCGCACGTCGCTTACGACGGTGATCGCCTCGACGATATCGCTGCCGACGAACTCAAAGTTCGCTGCTCTCCGGTTTTCGCGAATGCAATTGCGGGGCTGCCGTTCGGATTGGACGGCATGCTCGGTCCGGCGTTCGGCGGCGGACAACGGGCATTGCCGGATGTGGACGACCGTTTCGTTCAGCTGCCGCCGGCGATGCCGGTCGGCCGCGGCGAAGGCGCCGCGATTTCGGTGCTCTCGCTCTCGACCGGTAATGGACAGTCGCACGGCGACGAAGCGTCCATGATCGTTGAAACCGTCGTCGCGTTCGATCGCGATCGGCTTAGCCGGACGCTCAAGTTCTTGACCGAGGCGCGCTTCGGAGGATTGGCCAGTCATCTCTTTGCGCTGCGCGCATTTTTCCCGGATGAAGCCGGCATCTCCGCGGCCGAACCGCTGAAAGAAGTCCGCGACATTCTGCGGGAAATGCTCGACCGTCTCTTCATTAAGCTGCGGTTGCCGCACTACGTGATCGCGCCGCGCGATTTGGAGAACGCCGCCACGCGCGCGAGCGTCGTCACGCTGCTCTCGAGCGTGCAGCCGGGACAAGTCACGCTGACGAACGGCGCCGCCGTGCTACGCGGGGCGAGCGACGCGGGCGAGCTGCGCGCTCTGGCCGATCGGTTAGAAGACGCACCGCTCGCGACCGCACTTCCGTGGGGAGCGCTGGCGCGGTTACTTCCGAGTGAGTCCGACGCCGAGGCCAACTATCGCCGGATGCTCGTCACTTCGCTTGACGATCTCGCGGGCGTGGACGAAACTGCGTTTGTCGATGCGCTGCAACGCCGTCCGTACCCGGTGCTCGACGCCGCGCTCGACGTCGTGCGCGCTCAACTCTCGACTCGCGCGTGAACTCCGTCGTCATCGTTCTGCTGGCCGTGATTGCCGTCGCAGTATGCGTCGGAGCATACATGTGGTTTTCGCAGACGAAAGAACCGGTCGAAGAAGTGATTCCGCCGCCGATCGAACCCTGGCAGCCCGACGCCGGCTGGACGTCGGAAGCGGGCGAAGAGTTTGCAACGTTATCGGAATCCGCGCGTTGCGATCTGATCTTCGCCGTCGCCGATCTGCAGGACGAACGCGCCGATGGATTACTGCTACACGCGCTTGATGATCCGTCGGAACCCGTCGCATTAGCAGCTGCGCATGTGTTGGAACGCCGCGGCGCCGCGGATCGCGTCCGCGAGCACGTCAATCGCTATCCTGGGAAGCGTGCCCGCCGAATTGCCGAGACACTCGCACTGCTAGAATAGGAAGTTTTTGGATCAGCGCGCTCGCCGCGTAGTAACAATGACTGCAAGAAGGCAAGCGACTACCAAAAGCGTCGAAATTATGACGCTTGGAGACCGGTTGAAAACGTTTACGGGAAGTACTTCGTAGAGAAACGCCTTGTACAGGAAAGCTAAACCTAACGCAACATAGGTCGCAGGCCTCCAAGGCATGCGCGATCGGAGTGTTAGGAATAAGCCGCCAAAAAAGAATAGAAGGCCGAACGCAAGGAAGAACGCGCCTAAGATCGCGTTGACGCCCATTCTTTATCAACTTCTCCAGTAGCGTTCAGGGTTTCGTGTGGAAGTATTGCACCATGATCGCGCGGGCGATTGGTGCGGCTACTTGCGCGCCGTATCCGCCGGAACGATCGACGAACACCGCCATGGCAATTTGCGCGTGCTTCGCCGGCGCGTATGCTACAAACCACGTCGTATTGGGTCCCGCGCCGCCGGCCGTTTCGGCAGTGCCGGTTTTTCCGCCGAAGCGAAAACCCGGAATCGCTAACCCGTACGCGGTCCCGCCTGGGTCGGTGACCTCGTCCATTCCTTGTCTGACCGCTTTGAGCGCCTCTTGCGTGACGCCGACCTGACGGATCACTTTCGGTCCGAAACGTTTGATGACGTTGCCGTGGGGATCTTGGATCTCCGCGACGACGCGCGGCCGATACAGCGTTCCGCCGTTGACGACGGCCGATTCGACGTTGGCCATCTGCAGCGGCGTCGCTTGCATGGCGCCCTGCCCGATCGCCAAACTGCAAACGTCCGACGGTTCGAGCGGAAGGCCCGAGCTCTTCAGCATCGATGCGTTCGTCGGCCAGTTGCCTTCGAATTCTCCCGGCAGATCGATGCCGGCTTTCTGCGAGAGGCCAAACTCGAGCGCATACTTGCGCAGACGCTCGTTCCCCAACCGCCAGCCCATCTGGAAGAAATAGCCGTCGGACGAAGCCGCGAGCGCGCGCACAAAAGACGTCGAACCTAGACCGCCGGCGGCGAGATCGCGAAACATCGCGCCGTAGCAGTTCCAGCCGCCGCTGTCATAGACGATCTCGTTCACTTTTACTACGCCGGCGCTAATCGCTGCCGAACCCGTGACCATTTTGAACGTCGATCCCGTCGGCGTGCCCGCGCTGATCGCGCGATTGAAGAGCGCCGGCGGATCGGCGGTCAGGTAATGATAGGTTTTCTTGTAATCGTTTGAAGCGAAGGCGTTTGGATCGAAGCTCGGATAGCTGGCGATCGCGCGGATTGCGCCGGTCCACGGATCCTCCACCACCACCGCGCCGCCGACCCCGGTCCGGTTTCCGGCCCACGAATGAATTCCATTGGCCAGCGCTCGCTCGACGATGCGTTGCAGCCGCCAATCGATGTTGAGCACGAGCGTGTCGCCCGGCACCGGCTCTTTGGGCGGCAGCTTGATGCTGGGAACAACTTGACTCTGCGCGTCAACGACGACGCGCCGCCCGCCCGGCTCACCGCGCAAATACCGGTCGTAGGTGTATTCAAGGCCGTCCTTGCCGATGACGTCGTTCGGCGAGTAACCGAGATGACGCAACTCTTTGTATTCGTCCGCCGAGATCTGTCCGACGTAGCCGACAAAGGCGGAGCCTTCCGGACCGTAGGGATAGTCGCGGACCGCCTGCACTTCAACGTCGATGCCGGGAAGATCCACGAGCAGTTCGGTGAGCTTTGCGACCTTCGCGACGGAAAGTTCGCTCGCGATAATAACCGGACCATAGGGTTCGGCGGCGTCGAGTTCGTCCACGTTTGCATACCGCACACCATGATGATGAAGGAGACGATCCTGCAGTGTGGCGACGGGCAGGCCGATCGCTTGTGAAACGGTTTTCAGTTCGGCCGAAACGTCGCTGAGTTCCGACGGAATAACGGCAACGACGAACGATGGGCGGCTGCGGACGATCGCTTGACCGGTGCGATCGAGAATCTTTCCGCGCGGCGCTGCTACAGGGATCAGCCGGATTTGGTTTTCCTGCGCTGCGGCGCGAAACGCGTCGCCCTGCACGAGCTGCACTTGGATGAGGCGCGCCAATAACGCGAGCAATGCGAGGATCGCAACGCCGATGAAGATCACGATGCGCAGCGTGGAGCGTTCCCACACGCGTTTGCGAAGATACGGATTCATCGAGTCCGGCGGTTTTCGAGCAAACGGGCTCCCAGCATCAGCACGGCTGCCAGCACGACATTCAAGAGCGCTTCCCAGAGCGCTTCATGCAAGTGCACCTGCGCATAGCCGCGCGGATATCCCTCCAGCGACATGACGGTCCAAAACAGCAGGCGCTGGAACAGCGTTGCGATCGCTACGGCGGTCGCGACCACCGGGATTGAGTCGGCGAAGAAGCGCTGCGAAAGCGAGCTGACTAATAGCGCAGTCGCGGTTGTCGCGAGCGTCCATGCACCGCCGGTGCCCACTCCCGTCAGCGATCCGCCGAGCAAGTCCTCGCAGGCGCCGGCGATCAGTCCGAAAAGTGCGGCCCGGCGCGCATCGGTCCGCAACGCATACCACACGACCGCCACCAGTACCGCGCTCGGCACCGCATGGCGAAACGCCAAGTGCGGCATGATCTCGACTTGGGCGAGCACCGCAATAGCCAAAACGATCGCGGCTTGCCACCACTGCGGACCCGCGTACGGTGTTTCTTGCGGTTTACTTCGGGAGAACGACAACGCGATCGAGCGTCGAGAAATCGACCGCCGGTTTAACGATTGCGGTTTGATACAACGCAGAAGTGCGTTCGATCTTGGCGATCGTGCCTAGGACGGCGCCGGAATGAAACGATCGCGCTTCGGCGGTCACGACGTTATCGCCGACGCGCAGTTGCGCGTCTTGCGAAACATATTCGAGTCTGACGGAATCGGCGTTGCCGCGCGCGATGCCCCAGTACCGTCCGCGCTGAACCAGCGCGGGAATCGTGCTCGTGAAATCCGTGATCAGCGCAACTTGGCTGGTGAATGGAGACGCCTCGATTACGCGTCCGACCACGCCGGCGCCGGCGACCACGCCGTCATCGAGGGCCACGCCGCTGTGCGTTCCTTTGTCGATCGTCACGCTGGCGATGCTGCCTTCGGGCGGATAGCCGATCACACGGGCCTGGACGGCGCCCGCATACGCTTGAAGTTGCGGTTGAATGGCCAGCTGAGCCTGATAGGTTGCGAGCAGCTCGTGCAGCCGTGCGTTCTCCCGCTCCAGTCGGATATTTCGCGCCGTCAGGTCGGCATTGGCGTGCTGCAGTCCAGGCAGGTTTAGGGCCGATTGCCCGCCCGAGCGGACGGCGCCAACCGCGGCGGAGGCGCCTTCCTGAACTCCGATGCCGAGGGTCGAGGCCACGATGGTGAGCGGGCTGGGCGAACCGGTGCGCGCGGCCGTGACCTGAAGCAATGCGACAAGCGCGGCGGCGATAATCACGCCGATGACGGCAAAGAGTCTGCGTTCGTCCCGATAGGTAAAAATAGTTATCCCCTGCCCGGCTTAAGTGGGGCTCTGCTATTTCGTTATCGGCACGGGAAAACCCAACCGGCGGAGCGTTCGCACGAACCTGCCCAGCGGGAAGCCCATAACCGTGTAAAAATCGCCTTCGATCCGCTCGACCAGCGTCGCGCCGTACCCCTGGATTCCGTAGGCTCCGGCCTTATCGAGCGGTTCCCCGGTTGCCACATAGGCTGCGATCTCTTCCGGCTCGAGCGAAAAAAATGTCACGCGCGTGCTCTCGCACGCGGCTTCAGTCTTGCCGTTTGCCCGGATCTCGAATGCCGTGTGCACCACGTGCGTGCGTCCCGAAAGTTCGTTCAGCATGCGTCGCGCATCGGCTGCGTCGCGCGGTTTATTGTACGCGACGCCATTCAAATCTACGACCGTGTCGGCCGCCACCACGAGCTCGTGCGGGAAACGCGCGGCGACGTGTTCGCATTTGTGATGCGCATGTTCGATCGCCAGTTCGCGCGGCGTAAGGTTGGCGCGATCCGGTTCGCTGTAGCTGCTTGGCTCGACGCGCACGTCGAGCTTTAGCGATTGCAACAATTCTAAACGGCGCGGCGAAGCGCTCGCGAGAATAATCCTAACGGTAGATCTTTCCGCCGGCCTGGATGTAGCCGCCCATGTGCCGTCCGCGCGGATCGTGATGCGTCCAATGAATCACACCGTCGTTACATTCGTACACGCCTTGCAGCGTGACGGGTTCGCCCTTCGTCAGCGGAATGGGCCCGGTGATGGAGACGTTGTCCTCGATGCGAATCGTCATCGATTTACTGTGGATGGTGAATCCTTCGTGTTGTCCGGTGGGTGAGGAAAACGTTCCAAGCAGTTGCGCAACTTTGCCGCTCGCAACAACTTCGACCGCCGAAGCGCCGCGCGCGCAACTCGCCATTGCCTGCTCGACCGTCTGCGGTCCGACAGCGCACGATGTCAACGCCAGCAATACCAGCGGAAGAAGCTTACGTACCATTGCCGTCGGCATACAATCCGTGCGTCGTGATATACTCCCAGACCGGTTCG from Candidatus Rubrimentiphilum sp. includes:
- the mrdA gene encoding penicillin-binding protein 2, with the translated sequence MNPYLRKRVWERSTLRIVIFIGVAILALLALLARLIQVQLVQGDAFRAAAQENQIRLIPVAAPRGKILDRTGQAIVRSRPSFVVAVIPSELSDVSAELKTVSQAIGLPVATLQDRLLHHHGVRYANVDELDAAEPYGPVIIASELSVAKVAKLTELLVDLPGIDVEVQAVRDYPYGPEGSAFVGYVGQISADEYKELRHLGYSPNDVIGKDGLEYTYDRYLRGEPGGRRVVVDAQSQVVPSIKLPPKEPVPGDTLVLNIDWRLQRIVERALANGIHSWAGNRTGVGGAVVVEDPWTGAIRAIASYPSFDPNAFASNDYKKTYHYLTADPPALFNRAISAGTPTGSTFKMVTGSAAISAGVVKVNEIVYDSGGWNCYGAMFRDLAAGGLGSTSFVRALAASSDGYFFQMGWRLGNERLRKYALEFGLSQKAGIDLPGEFEGNWPTNASMLKSSGLPLEPSDVCSLAIGQGAMQATPLQMANVESAVVNGGTLYRPRVVAEIQDPHGNVIKRFGPKVIRQVGVTQEALKAVRQGMDEVTDPGGTAYGLAIPGFRFGGKTGTAETAGGAGPNTTWFVAYAPAKHAQIAMAVFVDRSGGYGAQVAAPIARAIMVQYFHTKP
- a CDS encoding nucleoside triphosphate pyrophosphatase; this translates as MGRITIRADGTWAATSRPAERSTVRIILASASPRRLELLQSLKLDVRVEPSSYSEPDRANLTPRELAIEHAHHKCEHVAARFPHELVVAADTVVDLNGVAYNKPRDAADARRMLNELSGRTHVVHTAFEIRANGKTEAACESTRVTFFSLEPEEIAAYVATGEPLDKAGAYGIQGYGATLVERIEGDFYTVMGFPLGRFVRTLRRLGFPVPITK
- the mreC gene encoding rod shape-determining protein MreC; its protein translation is MIIAAALVALLQVTAARTGSPSPLTIVASTLGIGVQEGASAAVGAVRSGGQSALNLPGLQHANADLTARNIRLERENARLHELLATYQAQLAIQPQLQAYAGAVQARVIGYPPEGSIASVTIDKGTHSGVALDDGVVAGAGVVGRVIEASPFTSQVALITDFTSTIPALVQRGRYWGIARGNADSVRLEYVSQDAQLRVGDNVVTAEARSFHSGAVLGTIAKIERTSALYQTAIVKPAVDFSTLDRVVVLPK
- a CDS encoding DUF3465 domain-containing protein, encoding MVRKLLPLVLLALTSCAVGPQTVEQAMASCARGASAVEVVASGKVAQLLGTFSSPTGQHEGFTIHSKSMTIRIEDNVSITGPIPLTKGEPVTLQGVYECNDGVIHWTHHDPRGRHMGGYIQAGGKIYR
- the mreD gene encoding rod shape-determining protein MreD, with the protein product MSFSRSKPQETPYAGPQWWQAAIVLAIAVLAQVEIMPHLAFRHAVPSAVLVAVVWYALRTDARRAALFGLIAGACEDLLGGSLTGVGTGGAWTLATTATALLVSSLSQRFFADSIPVVATAVAIATLFQRLLFWTVMSLEGYPRGYAQVHLHEALWEALLNVVLAAVLMLGARLLENRRTR
- a CDS encoding alpha/beta fold hydrolase, which gives rise to MNKALAGLTFIAMLSGLVPSAVSAATFPDPVEGTYTIPNFKFDDGETLPALSIHYYTIGTLRTDANGRTNAVLIMHGTGGSGRQFLTPPERFAGVLFSPGGLLDASKYFIILPDDIGHGKSSKPSDGLHAKFPKYDYTDMVTAEHALVTDGLHVNHLRLVMGTSMGCMHSWMWGELYPAAMDALMPLACLPIQISGRNRIWRDMSMNLITSSPDYDNGDYTKEPFGLKAANDISWFVGSAPLYDQSIMPSRDTADAYFNSRLAQIPAALDANDELYALAASRDYNPQPLLGSIQAPVMAVNSADDQINPPELHIVEGLIGRVKHAHFVLVPISMQTRGHGTHTLPLVWGKYLKQLLSESAH
- a CDS encoding pyridoxal phosphate-dependent aminotransferase; protein product: MLATKTDRFAAAVSRLGSENAFEVLARARALEAQGKRVVHMEIGEPDFETPKHIKEAGIKAILENHSHYTPSAGIVELREVIAQYAAKFRHVEPFTVENVVLSPGAKPIIWNILSALLSPGDEFVYFEPAYPAYRSCANYLGAKAVAIPLLEEKNWRMDLDELERRVSDNTKAIMINSPHNPTGGVLTKGDLERIADMAKRHDFLVIADEIYSRNFYDREFHSIVTVPGMRERTIVVDGFSKAYAMTGWRLGYAIMDPEIAKIVTLFNNNTFSCVASFVQQAGIAALTGPDEPVQRMNGMFRERRDAIVKGLNQIDNVSCTMPEGAFYAFPNVTKITSDDRALAAYLLQEAGVACLGGSGFGAAGKGYLRFSYAASLDDIHYALEQMAKAIPQFKG